The proteins below come from a single uncultured Methanobrevibacter sp. genomic window:
- a CDS encoding TetR/AcrR family transcriptional regulator translates to MSTKEKIFDAALDLFSKKGYDSVSLREIAEEVGIKKSSIYSHYPSKEAILMDIFEYFTDFFAYDETLNSKEFTLDGENEILLENPEMFYHMGSEALKGMLSQERNLKIWKLIFIQMHHNENIRTFFQNEILVKPLVFWNGFFTILKEKGIIKADSNPKLLAKEYYSFPIYLLLEMSAKYEDIPPELIDNFFDEAEAHVRFLIDSVRVK, encoded by the coding sequence ATGAGTACTAAAGAAAAAATTTTTGATGCAGCACTGGATTTATTTTCAAAAAAAGGATATGATTCAGTTTCACTAAGAGAAATAGCTGAAGAAGTGGGAATTAAAAAAAGCTCAATTTACAGTCACTATCCATCAAAGGAAGCAATACTCATGGATATATTCGAGTACTTCACTGACTTTTTCGCATATGATGAAACCCTTAACAGCAAGGAATTTACTCTGGATGGCGAAAATGAAATACTCCTGGAAAATCCGGAGATGTTCTATCATATGGGATCAGAAGCCCTGAAAGGGATGCTCTCACAGGAGAGAAACCTTAAAATCTGGAAACTTATTTTTATCCAGATGCATCATAATGAAAACATAAGGACATTCTTCCAAAATGAGATACTTGTAAAGCCGCTGGTTTTCTGGAACGGTTTCTTTACAATACTAAAGGAAAAGGGAATTATCAAAGCCGATTCAAATCCAAAGCTTCTTGCCAAGGAATATTACAGTTTTCCAATTTATCTGTTACTGGAGATGTCTGCAAAATATGAAGACATACCTCCTGAATTAATAGACAATTTCTTTGATGAAGCGGAAGCTCATGTCCGGTTCCTCATAGATTCAGTGAGGGTGAAATAA
- a CDS encoding zinc ribbon domain-containing protein, with amino-acid sequence MEKYCRNCGEKLKQKDTFCPNCGVKAITPQYGFLTRYKKSLIILIIIGIIAGAVFLLMPHTQIVEVDNVKFEIPADYVSQPSRTDISYDGNVKSSAMGWSNGKNYIEIGVTRTPGNGINSQKVAAKVGGSPTTLLGHSGYYQKYDDESYSFVFGMKDKVCMVYVSNHDAFNDVKVIEEN; translated from the coding sequence ATGGAAAAGTATTGCAGAAACTGTGGAGAAAAACTAAAGCAAAAGGATACATTCTGTCCCAACTGCGGCGTTAAGGCCATAACGCCTCAATACGGTTTTTTAACAAGATACAAAAAATCATTGATAATTTTGATAATAATAGGTATTATTGCAGGTGCAGTATTTCTTCTGATGCCCCATACACAAATCGTTGAAGTGGACAACGTCAAATTTGAAATACCTGCAGATTATGTTTCACAACCCTCAAGAACAGACATCAGCTATGACGGAAATGTAAAGTCCAGTGCAATGGGCTGGAGCAATGGCAAAAATTATATTGAAATTGGAGTTACAAGAACACCAGGTAACGGAATCAACAGCCAGAAAGTAGCAGCAAAGGTTGGCGGATCACCAACAACACTGCTTGGACATTCAGGATATTATCAGAAATATGATGATGAAAGCTATTCATTTGTTTTTGGCATGAAAGATAAGGTATGTATGGTATATGTTTCAAATCATGATGCATTCAATGATGTCAAGGTCATTGAAGAGAATTGA
- a CDS encoding Ig-like domain repeat protein yields the protein MKRDKIILAMLIVMILALFIGASSAFSLFGKQATQLNITNDDTISPGDKITINLTKDGKGIANATINITITNDNGLNETNSTTTNKKGIATFKFDKDAGNYVINCTYAGDNDNEASNATKNLTVKVEETNDDYSDDSDSYQDDGAIYSEQYGGMVYTGEIHAGPDGNYYKHLGYNEWVQV from the coding sequence TTGAAAAGGGATAAAATTATATTGGCCATGCTGATTGTTATGATTCTTGCTCTCTTCATTGGTGCATCTTCTGCTTTTTCACTCTTTGGAAAACAGGCAACACAATTGAATATAACCAATGACGACACAATTAGTCCTGGAGATAAGATTACCATCAATCTGACAAAGGACGGAAAGGGAATTGCAAATGCTACAATAAATATTACAATAACAAATGATAATGGTTTGAATGAAACAAATTCCACCACTACCAACAAGAAGGGTATTGCAACTTTCAAGTTCGACAAGGATGCAGGAAATTATGTCATTAACTGTACATATGCTGGTGATAATGACAATGAAGCTTCCAATGCAACTAAAAATCTGACTGTAAAAGTTGAGGAGACAAATGATGATTACAGTGATGATTCTGACTCCTACCAGGATGATGGTGCAATCTACAGTGAACAATATGGTGGAATGGTCTATACTGGAGAAATCCATGCAGGTCCTGACGGCAATTACTATAAGCATTTGGGATACAACGAGTGGGTGCAGGTATAG